Proteins from one Malania oleifera isolate guangnan ecotype guangnan chromosome 4, ASM2987363v1, whole genome shotgun sequence genomic window:
- the LOC131153809 gene encoding uncharacterized protein LOC131153809, producing the protein MPVSHRCLVLIKIADYEDEICCDVLPMDVAHILLGRPWLYDLDVSHNGRANTYTFRCNGKKIVLSHLEPKKDKQDKAKKNLKIKENVGTYLHVLSKKKFEQESKETLVVYVVATKKNDSSTLEHEIPHEVSPILAEFDDVISEPPNELPPMRDI; encoded by the coding sequence ATGCCCGTAAGCCATAGGTGTCTAGTCCTTATAAAGATTGCAGACTATGAAGACGAAATCTGTTGTGATGTCCTTCCAATGGATGTTGCCCACATTCTTTTAGGAAGACCTTGGTTGTATGATCTTGATGTATCACACAATGGTAGAGCCAACACCTATACTTTTAGGTGCAATGGAAAGAAGATTGTCTTGAGTCATCTAGAGCCCAAGAAGGACAAACAAGACAAGgcaaagaaaaatttgaaaataaaagagAATGTTGGAACTTATTTGCATGTTCTAAGCAAGAAGAAATTTGAGCAAGAGAGTAAGGAGACATTGGTTGTCTATGTAGTGGCAACCAAGAAAAATGACTCCTCTACTCTTGAACATGAGATACCACATGAAGTGTCACCTATACTTGCTGAATTTGATGATGTTATCTCTGAACCTCCAAATGAATTACCCCCAATGAGAGATATTTAG